GATGTTAATAAGCCGAAATGTGGGTTTATTACCATCTGCATTTACgtagtggaaataaaaaccgtTTGCTTATCAGTGTTCCGAAATGCCGAATGTATTCTAGGGAAGGACCAATTTAGCAacaatgaaatccaaaaagaGTGGATGACTTTCAATCTTGGTGTGAagttcagttttatttttaaacaaaaccatttttttttttcttcattcgagATAACGTGAATCATGATGCGTCCACTTGAATGGTAAGGTGGAAAACAATGGAATTCATCACTATTTTAGGACCGTGTTCAATGTGAGAACACGTGAGAAATAGACGACAGGCTCAAATGTCCACCCAAAGTGACCAATCAGCTGGATTGGTTTATAGACTTTTGAGGTTCAATCTGGTGGTCTGAATGTCCCGCGGTACGGTTACATCCGAATCAGGGTACTGGTGTCGAGAGCACACGACATACTCGCTGAAGCACCGTATTCCGGAAGGATTCGTATTATCATGATTCCCCACATTGCGATAGTACTTTCCATTCGTCGTTTGGAAATGGCGCCCTCCTTCGAAGTGTAGTAGATAGTAGTGGAACGTAGTATCAATGGAGACAGTGGCAAGCGTTTGGATGTGATCTCCATAATTTTACaacgtttgtgttgtgtttcatttatttttttaaaacaacattcatttttaggaaaaatatgtttacgtTGTACCCTATGTATACTCACCTTGTTCGGGTTTGTTTACGAAAGAGGTGGATTCTGTGACAAAAATAAGGACGCTGAGAACTATCGTACCAACCAGCAGAGACATTGTAGCTACATTTGCAATTGGGTTCGATATGTTTGAGCGTTATCTTTCTGCACTTCAATACCCTCGTGTAGGGCAGCTAAACATCGATGGCAAGTATTCTGTTCGATTGTGTTTGCCTGTGAACGTTTTCATTCACTTCTGCCTCTCTCTGCTCTGTAAAGATCCGAAGGATTTTCGAAGTTTCGTACTGTGGCTGGAGGATCAGAAGATTCGCTTTCTGCCCATTGACGGTCGGGAACCGTTGAGGAAAATCAACTCGCCCGACGAATGGAACCGGGCGTACGAACAGTACAAGAAAGACATACGACTGCCACACCATCTGAAAACGAAGCAGGAGGAAATAACGTGGTTACTGCTGTATGCGATCCGGCTCGAGTACACTGATAATGCGGACCAGTACCGTTCCACGACGGGGGCTAAGAAAATGGACGAACAAGCGAAGAGATCAAGCGTCCCGGAAGTGCTATCCACTAACCCGTTCGATAGCCTAGACTTTACCAGCGCTGACTTTGAGGATGGATCGTGGAAGCTGGCCGAACGGTTGGGAATCGCTTACCATCCGGATCACCTGCTGTCTCTGCAAGCGGCCGCAAAACTTATCGGCAGTGCGTACAACAAAGAAGCCCTCAAGGAACGTGTCATCACCGGGCAACCGTACCCGATCGAGCAGGGCAGCGGAATGGGACTCGAAACGGACCAGGAGTTGGAACAGTGCGCAAGGATATTGCGCCTGCTGCAAATCCAGAACATCCGTAAACTACAAACGACCATTAACGAAACGATTGTGTCGGTGCAGAATGTAACGGCGGATCCACGAACGGACACCAGCTTGGGGAAGGTGGGAATGAAGTAAGTGTAGCTGAATTTTTTAAACCAATGTAATATGggagagatttttttattttacaacagtAAATCGAACTACTTGTGCGATCTGTCGCCAAAAGGGTAAACGTCTAGCAAGCGTGCAATGCCTATACTTCCAGCGgctggaaagaaaaaagaacattcattataacgaaaaacaaaaacgcaatcATACGTACCGGTCGCGATTCCAAACATGCTGTACCGGCCTAGCTTGTTCGGTCGTTTCTGTCCTTGCAGCGCTATATACACTCCCATACCGATCACTCCGAACCCGCTGACCAGTCGGCAGGGCATACAGTCCTTGTGCCGATTGGAAATCACGGAATCAGTCATTTCCGTCCCCTTTTTATGGTCAAATCCGGCTGGATTTTCTATCTTTCTTTGATGTTTAGATTTGATTTGTATCCAAACAAAAGTATGATCTGTCATCATTCCGACCTCCTCACCTCtttaaaatttcgttttaTATTTGAAGAGTCCTAGTCCAAAAACTACCCATTTTCGTGAAATCCTTATTCCGAGGAAGTCCTTTGCCTTGGCTTGTGTGTTCGGTAGCAGAAGAAAGATAGGATTTTCGGATGCAGAATGATTTTTTGCAATGTATACACCTTGGGCCGCCTGTTGGACCATTCGACTAGGCGGTGTAAACACAAGCTTGCTCATCCCACGGCCTGTTTGACTTTCCGCAGACAATACAAAACAAGTCGCAAAGTGCAGATAGACACGCGAAAATTCTCCCCAgcggtgttttatttgtttcgcaaTTTTTCGTGGCGAGAATGTTTGAACGATATCTGTCCGCGCTGCAATACACTGGCAACCAGCCAGTTAATGTTGATGGTACGCGCATAAGCCAACCAAATTCGCAACGTAAAGTGTGCGGAAACAGATCTGCACAAACCGGCGACTATTAACCCCCGCCCCAACCTAAAAcgccctgttttttttttgtttttgcagatCTGAAGGAATTCCGCACGCTGGTCTCATGGTTGGAGGATCAGAAAATACGCCATTACACGATCGAAAGTCGCGAAAACCTGAAGCAGATCGGTTCGGTCGATATTTGGGAGCCGGCGTACGAAAAGTACAAGACGGACGTTGGGCTCCCGTACGAGCTGGTAACGCGGCAAGAGCAACTAACCTGGCTGCTTTTGCATGCCGTC
This region of Anopheles marshallii chromosome 2, idAnoMarsDA_429_01, whole genome shotgun sequence genomic DNA includes:
- the LOC128708774 gene encoding RNA transcription, translation and transport factor protein-like, which encodes MFERYLSALQYPRVGQLNIDDPKDFRSFVLWLEDQKIRFLPIDGREPLRKINSPDEWNRAYEQYKKDIRLPHHLKTKQEEITWLLLYAIRLEYTDNADQYRSTTGAKKMDEQAKRSSVPEVLSTNPFDSLDFTSADFEDGSWKLAERLGIAYHPDHLLSLQAAAKLIGSAYNKEALKERVITGQPYPIEQGSGMGLETDQELEQCARILRLLQIQNIRKLQTTINETIVSVQNVTADPRTDTSLGKVGMK
- the LOC128708765 gene encoding uncharacterized protein LOC128708765; protein product: MTDSVISNRHKDCMPCRLVSGFGVIGMGVYIALQGQKRPNKLGRYSMFGIATAAGSIGIARLLDVYPFGDRSHK